The following proteins are encoded in a genomic region of Hippoglossus hippoglossus isolate fHipHip1 chromosome 3, fHipHip1.pri, whole genome shotgun sequence:
- the foxf1 gene encoding forkhead box protein F1, with translation MTAEIQQPPAQTPAQSSPMSAPEKPHGQTAVMETASSTTKTKKTNAGIRRPEKPPYSYIALIVMAIQSSPTKRLTLSEIYQFLQSRFPFFRGSYQGWKNSVRHNLSLNECFIKLPKGLGRPGKGHYWTIDPASEFMFEEGSFRRRPRGFRRKCQALKPMYSMMNGLGFNHIPESYNFQGSGGGLSCPPNTLSLDTGIGMMNGHLAGNMEGMGLSGHSMSHLSTNSGHSYMGSCTGSTGNDYSHHDNSGSPLLTSGGVMEPHPVYSSSASAWAPAPTASLNNGASYIKQQPLSPCNPGANSLQPSLPTHSLEQPYLHQNGHSTTDLQGIPRYHSQSPSMCDRKEFVFSFNAMASSAMHSPSSGSYYHHQQVSYQDIKPCVM, from the exons ATGACGGCAGAGATCCAGCAGCCCCCAGCACAGACTCCTGCCCAGAGCAGCCCCATGTCTGCGCCGGAGAAGCCGCACGGACAGACGGCGGTGATGGAAACCGCCTCCTCCACCACGAAAACCAAAAAGACGAACGCAGGGATCCGTCGACCAGAGAAACCTCCGTATTCCTACATCGCTTTGATAGTCATGGCGATCCAGAGCTCTCCAACGAAGCGCCTGACGCTCAGTGAAATTTACCAGTTCCTGCAGAGCCGCTTCCCGTTCTTCAGGGGCTCGTACCAGGGATGGAAGAACTCCGTGCGTCACAACTTGTCCCTGAACGAGTGCTTCATAAAGCTGCCCAAGGGCCTCGGTCGGCCAGGGAAGGGCCACTACTGGACTATCGACCCGGCAAGTGAGTTTATGTTCGAGGAGGGCTCCTTCAGAAGGAGACCCAGGGGTTTTAGGCGCAAGTGCCAGGCGCTGAAGCCAATGTACAGCATGATGAACGGCCTGGGATTCAACCACATCCCCGAGTCCTACAACTTCCAGGGAAGCGGCGGGGGCCTGTCCTGTCCGCCCAACACCTTGTCTCTGGACACTGGGATTGGGATGATGAATGGACACTTGGCGGGTAACATGGAGGGGATGGGTCTGTCCGGGCACTCCATGTCACACTTGTCGACGAACAGTGGACATTCCTACATGGGAAGTTGTACGGGATCCACCGGGAATGACTACTCCCACCACGACAATTCCGGCTCCCCTCTGCTCACCAGCGGGGGAGTCATGGAGCCTCACCCCGTCTACTCGAGCTCGGCCTCGGCGTGGGCTCCGGCCCCCACGGCCTCGCTGAATAACGGGGCTTCTTACATTAAGCAGCAgcctctgtctccctgtaatCCAGGGGCGAACTCGCTGCAGCCGAGCTTGCCCACCCATTCCCTAGAGCAGCCTTACCTGCACCAGAACGGGCACAGCACCACAGATTTACAAG GTATTCCTCGGTACCATTCCCAGTCTCCCAGCATGTGTGACCGAAAGGAGTTCGTCTTCTCCTTCAACGCCATGGCGTCCTCGGCGATGCACTCACCAAGCAGCGGCTCCTACTACCACCACCAGCAGGTCTCCTACCAGGACATCAAGCCGTGCGTCATGTGA